One Gemella haemolysans ATCC 10379 DNA segment encodes these proteins:
- a CDS encoding phage holin family protein, whose translation MKKIIVNTLVVIAFAGLTQGKLKIDHPIYGFLGALLITILFTLVRPLLIVTVIITIFSLGLFSLLVRTILVYSVSYILAPHFEIVSFWTAIGLVIAIKIFNFIFKTEQRTIIIKTFKKK comes from the coding sequence TTGAAGAAGATTATTGTAAACACGTTAGTTGTAATAGCATTTGCAGGTTTAACACAAGGAAAGCTAAAAATTGATCATCCAATATATGGTTTCCTTGGAGCTTTACTGATTACAATATTATTCACATTAGTTAGACCACTATTGATAGTTACTGTAATAATAACAATATTTAGTTTAGGACTATTTTCATTATTAGTAAGGACTATATTAGTTTATTCAGTTTCTTATATATTGGCACCACATTTTGAGATAGTATCGTTTTGGACAGCAATAGGTTTAGTAATTGCGATTAAAATTTTTAATTTTATATTTAAAACTGAACAAAGAACGATAATAATAAAAACATTTAAAAAGAAATAA
- the msrA gene encoding peptide-methionine (S)-S-oxide reductase MsrA has protein sequence MEKEIYLAGGCFWGVEGYFAQLDGVITTKVGYSNGQTAETTYQQIKTTDHAEVIYLKYDNSVLPLNDVLRHYFRIIDPVSINKQGGDRGRQYRTGIYYVDEETREEVVNFIEELQKNYTKKIAVEVEAVNNYIDAEEYHQKYLEKNPTGYCHVDLSLAKKSL, from the coding sequence ATGGAAAAAGAAATTTATCTAGCAGGAGGATGTTTCTGGGGGGTTGAAGGTTACTTTGCACAACTTGATGGAGTAATTACTACAAAAGTTGGTTACAGCAATGGACAAACAGCAGAAACTACTTATCAACAAATTAAAACAACAGACCATGCTGAGGTTATTTATTTAAAATATGATAATTCAGTACTACCATTAAATGATGTATTACGTCACTATTTCAGAATTATTGATCCAGTAAGCATCAATAAACAAGGTGGAGATAGAGGACGTCAATATAGAACAGGAATTTACTATGTAGACGAAGAAACAAGAGAAGAAGTAGTTAACTTTATAGAAGAACTTCAAAAAAATTATACCAAGAAAATTGCTGTAGAAGTAGAAGCGGTAAATAACTATATCGACGCAGAAGAATATCATCAAAAATACCTTGAGAAGAACCCTACAGGATATTGCCATGTAGATTTAAGTTTAGCGAAAAAAAGCTTGTAA
- a CDS encoding manganese-dependent inorganic pyrophosphatase translates to MTNILIFGHKNPDTDTICSSIVYNNLKRLQGMDTEAVRLGEINDETKYALEYFNVRLPRLVEEVAEGQHVILVDHNEFQQSANGIEKAVVREVIDHHRIANFETAAPLYYRAEPLGCTATILKKIYEEQNVNIDKQMAGLMLSAIISDSLLFKSPTCTLQDKVAAEELAKIAEVDAQEYGLAMLKAGASTTDKTAETLISLDAKEFVLGADKLVVAQINTVDANEVADRKEELEAAIKAELSSKGLAAYVFVITNILTSDSEVLVLGEKQDKVAAAFGKTLENDFMTLEGVVSRKKQVVPQITEEFSK, encoded by the coding sequence ATGACAAACATTTTAATTTTCGGACACAAAAATCCAGATACTGATACAATTTGTTCAAGTATCGTTTATAACAATTTAAAAAGATTACAAGGAATGGATACTGAAGCTGTAAGACTTGGTGAAATTAACGATGAAACAAAATACGCTTTAGAATACTTTAACGTACGTTTACCACGTTTAGTAGAGGAAGTAGCAGAAGGACAACACGTTATCTTAGTTGACCACAATGAATTTCAACAATCAGCTAATGGAATCGAAAAAGCTGTTGTTCGTGAAGTAATCGATCACCACCGTATCGCAAACTTTGAAACAGCTGCACCATTATATTACCGTGCTGAGCCATTAGGATGTACAGCTACAATCTTAAAAAAAATCTATGAAGAGCAAAATGTTAACATCGACAAACAAATGGCAGGATTAATGTTATCAGCTATTATCTCTGATTCATTATTATTCAAATCTCCAACATGTACTTTACAAGATAAAGTTGCAGCTGAAGAATTAGCAAAAATTGCAGAAGTAGATGCACAAGAGTATGGTCTTGCTATGCTTAAAGCTGGTGCATCAACAACTGATAAAACAGCAGAAACTCTAATTTCTCTTGATGCTAAAGAATTCGTTTTAGGAGCAGATAAACTTGTAGTTGCACAAATTAACACAGTTGATGCTAACGAAGTAGCCGACAGAAAAGAAGAATTAGAAGCGGCAATCAAAGCAGAATTATCTTCAAAAGGATTAGCAGCATATGTATTTGTAATCACTAATATCTTAACTTCAGATTCAGAAGTACTAGTATTAGGTGAAAAACAAGATAAAGTTGCAGCGGCATTTGGAAAAACTCTAGAAAATGACTTTATGACACTTGAAGGTGTTGTATCACGTAAAAAACAAGTAGTTCCTCAAATTACTGAAGAGTTTTCAAAATAA